The proteins below come from a single Erinaceus europaeus chromosome 20, mEriEur2.1, whole genome shotgun sequence genomic window:
- the FXYD6 gene encoding FXYD domain-containing ion transport regulator 6 isoform X1 produces MEVVLMFLCSLLAPMVLVHAAEQEKEQDPFHYDYQTLRIGGLVFAVVLFLVGILLILSRRCKCNFNQKPRAPGDEEAQVETLITANATEPQKAEN; encoded by the exons ATGGAGGTTGTGCTGATGTTTCTGTGCAGCCTGTTGGCCCCCATGGTCCTGGTCCATG CAGCTGAGCAAGAAAAAGAACAGGATCCCTTTCATTATG ACTACCAGACCCTGAGGATCGGGGGATTGGTGTTTGCTGTGGTCCTTTTCTTGGTGGGGATCCTCCTAATCCTGA GTCGCAGATGCAAGTGCAATTTCAATCAGAAACCCCG GGCACCAGGGGATGAGGAGGCCCAGGTGGAAACGCTCATCACTGCAAATG CAACGGAGCCCCAGAAGGCAGAGAACTGA
- the FXYD6 gene encoding FXYD domain-containing ion transport regulator 6 isoform X2 — MEVVLMFLCSLLAPMVLVHAEQEKEQDPFHYDYQTLRIGGLVFAVVLFLVGILLILSRRCKCNFNQKPRAPGDEEAQVETLITANATEPQKAEN, encoded by the exons ATGGAGGTTGTGCTGATGTTTCTGTGCAGCCTGTTGGCCCCCATGGTCCTGGTCCATG CTGAGCAAGAAAAAGAACAGGATCCCTTTCATTATG ACTACCAGACCCTGAGGATCGGGGGATTGGTGTTTGCTGTGGTCCTTTTCTTGGTGGGGATCCTCCTAATCCTGA GTCGCAGATGCAAGTGCAATTTCAATCAGAAACCCCG GGCACCAGGGGATGAGGAGGCCCAGGTGGAAACGCTCATCACTGCAAATG CAACGGAGCCCCAGAAGGCAGAGAACTGA